GTGGAAAAGCTCGTGGCGGCCTCGGCGCCTTCGAGCAGGCGGATCTTCTCCTCGAAGGCGGCCACCGTGGGGTTGGTGTTCCGGCCGTAGATGTGCCCGGCCTTTTTCCCCAGGGCAACGTCGAGCCACTCCTCCACATCTCCGTACCCGAAGGCAACGCTGTGCACCACGGGAACCTGCGTGGCGTTGCCCCCCTTCAGCGGCATCTCGCCTCCCCACACGGCAAGCGTCCCCCTGCCCTGTTCCCGGTCATCCTTTCCATACTGTTCCTCCATACTGCCGCCTCCCTCCAGATTTCTCCGGCGCACCGCGATCAGGCGCGCGCCCTTCTCCGGCTGGGGCCTCATGCGTGCATGAAACAGGCTCCGCCGGCTGTTGTCGTACCGAATTCCCCCGGACAGGCAAATCCCGCCGAAGACGGCCGCTCCCGGGAGTGGCGCAGTTCCTGTACCCCTTTTCGAGAAAGCGTGAGGCGGAAGAGCGTCTCTTTTCCTCGGCGCATCCGCCTCACGTCATGTCGCATCGTGCAGCGCCGGGATGAGCACACGAATCCGTGCGCCGCCTTGTTGTGTTTCGTCTTCCATTCGCACGACTCCCTCGAGCTGTCGGGTCAGGGTGTCGATGATACGCATCCCCAGGGAGCGGGTTCTTCGCTGCTCCAGATCCGGGGGCAGTCCGACCCCGTTGTCCGCCACCTCCAGCAGGACATGATCGCTCTTACGCCACAGACCGATACGAATCTCCCGCTCCTCCACCGGTCGCGAACACGATTCGGGGAAGGCGTGCTTGAGACAGTTCGTCACGATTTCGTTCAGGATCAATCCAAGGGGGATAGCCTGCTCCAGCGTCAGGGAGACCGACTCCACCTCGATCCGCGGCGAAGGGCTCCCAGGGCGATCCTCCGTCCGGTAGACGGCGACGAGCTGGGAAACGAGGCTGGAGACATAATGGTGAAAATCCAGATGGGCAAAATCTCCCTCCCGATAGAGCTGTTCCTGGATGAGCGCCATGGCGCGGATTCGGGACTGGCTCTCCAGGAGCACATCCCGGAGGTGCGGCTCCGTCACTTCCGCGAGCTGGAGAGAGAGGAGGGAGATGATGACCTGGAGATTGTTCTTCACCCGGTGATGCACTTCCCGGAGAAGAATCTGATTCTGTTCGAGGGAGCGACGGAGTTTTTCCTCCGTTGCCTTCTGTGCGGTGATGTCCATCACCGCACAGACGATACCTGCCACATTTCCCTCCGCGTCGGGAAAGGTGGCCTTGGTGAGAATCACATCCCGCATGGATCCCTCGGCGCCGGGGAGGTGTAATTCGTAGCGCTGCATTCCGGGGCGGAGAAAAAGCGCCTCGTCGTTCTGGCGGAGAATTTCGTTCTGTTCTCCCGGCATGGACATGACGGTCTTGCCGATCATCTCTTCCCGGGACACTCCCGTAGCCCGCTCGAAAGCTCTGTTGCAGCCCAGATAGGCACCTCCGGCGTCCTTGTAGAAGACGGGAAGAGGCATGGCCTCCAGAAGCACGTTAAGAAAACGCCCCTGCTTGATGAGGGCCGTCTCCGCCCGCTGGCGGGCGGTGCGGCTCCGCCATTCCCGAAGCGCCCAGTCGACGATGCGCGGCATGAGGACAAAGGATTCGGGAGATTTGGTCACATAGTCGAAGGCTCCGGCCTGGAACACGTCCCGCACGAGCCGCTCGTCTCCGTGGCTGGTGAGGATCACCACGGGAACACGCCCCGCAGCGTCCTGGATGATGTCCTTTCCAACTCCGTCGGGAAGACGGTAGTCGGCGAGAATGAGATCGGGAAGCCGCTCCGCAAGGCATTCCCTCGCCCGGGCGAGGTTTTCCGCAACCACACAGCGGAACGCCCCCTCCCCCCGCTCAAGGGAGCGCAGAAGAAGTTCAACGTGGTCGGGATCGTCATCCACGAGAAGAATCAGAGGCTTCTCCATGTCGTTTCCTTTCACCGATCCTGCCGGCCCTACGGGGTGGCCGTCTTCGTGCTCCCCGGCGCGCCGCCGCGCGTGTTCCATCCCGCCTCGGTCTTGGGTCTCTTGTTCCAGGAAAGCCAGTAGAAGCCGAAATCCTTCATGAGTGCGGCGAAGTCGTCGAATCTCAAAGGTTTCACGACGTAGCTGTTGGCGTGGTACTCATAGGCTCTGGCCATGTCCCGCTCCGCCTCGGAGGTTGTGAGAATCACCACGGGGATATCCCGCAGTTCGGAATGTTCCTTCACCTGTCGCAACACCTGGAGCCCGTCCACCCTGGGAAGGCGCAGATCCAGGAGAATCACGAAGGGAACGGGAGATTCGGACGGTTCGGCATATCTTCCACGGCGGAACAGATAGTCCAGTGCGGTCTCGCCGTCCTCGAGCCACGTCACGTGGTTCGCCACTTCGTGTTCCTCCAGACTGCGGAGGATCATCTCCGCATGGGCGGGATTGTCCTCCACAAGGAGGATCGTCAGCGGAGCCTCGCTCACACGTCATCACCTCCGATACGCGGTGCGGGAGGAAAGCGCAGACAGAAGACGGAGCCTTTGCCCTTCCCCTCCGATTCAACCCAGATCTGCCCTCCGTGGACCTCGACGATGCGCTGGATCAGGGCGAGACCGATACCGGATCCCTCGCTTCGTGGATCCAGTTTATTGAAGAGCCCGAAAATCGTCTCCCGATACCGGGGTTCGATACCTATTCCGTTGTCGGCAACATAATACACTATTCCATCCTCCCGAGGCATCACGCCGATCTCGATACGGGGGTTTCCCTGTTCTCCCATGTATTTCACCGCATTCTCCAGGAGGTTCTGGAACACCTCCACCAGCCTGGGGCCATCTCCATAAACATTTCCCAGCCCAGGCAGCACCTCCACGACCACACCACGTTCCGCGAGACGCCCCGAAACAGCCTCCAGAGCACGGTGCACCAGTTCCTCCACGGAATGCAATGCCGAGGGATTGACGACGCGCCCCACCCGGGACAGTTCCAGAAGGTCGTCCAGGAGCAGGGCCATGCGGTCCGCGGCCTCACCGATGCGCTCCATGTCCTTTCGCACCAGGTCCGGTTTCGCCGCGGCGAGGTCCTGCTCCAGAAGACCGAGAAAACCCTTGACGGTAATGAGAGGGCTCTTCAGATCGTGCGACACCGTATAGGTAAAGCGCTCCAGCTCCTCGTTCTTCCGCTCCAGTTCCGCGATGAGCCGTTCCCGCTCCTCCCGGCCCCGCTCCTGCTCGGTGACATCCGTGAAGATCGTCGCGAAGTAACCGTGACGGGGCGAGAAGGCGGAGACCTCGAACCAGCGGCCGAGCGCCCTGGAGTAGTTCCGGAACTGCAGTGTTTCCCCCGAGAGCGCCACGCGTCCGTAGGCTTCGATCCAGTGTGGTTCCGTCCCGGGAAGGACATCCAGCACGGTCCGCCCCTGAATGTCCCCTCCCCGCAGCCCCGTGAGGCGTTCGAAGGTGGGATTCACCTCGAGAAAACGATAATCCCGCGGTTTTCCCTCTCCGTCGAGGATGATCTCGTGCAGGGCAAAACCGTCGAGCATCCTCTCGAAGAGCAGTCGGTACCGGTCACGGGATTCGCGGAGCGCTTCCTCCATCTCCCTGCGGACCGTGACATCCCTCGCCGCTGCGTAGATCCTTCTGCCTGCGGGAAAAGATCGCCATTCGATCCAACGATAGTTGCCGTCCTTGCAACGATAGCGGTTGACGAAATTGAGAACCTCTTTCTGGTTGCCCAGCGTGGAGATCGCATCCAGCGTAGCCTGTACATCCTCGGGATGGACGAACTCGATGAAGAAACGTCCCGCCAGCTCATCCAGGCGATACCCCAGGGTATGCTCCCATTCCGCATTCAGCCGGAGGAAACGCCCCTCCGTGTCGGTGATGCAGAGCAGATCGAGAGCGCTCAGGAAAAACTGCTCCGCCTCCTCGGTCTTCTCCTTTACGGCTTCGAGCACTTTCCAGCGTTCCGTCACATCCATGAAGGTGGTATAGACCTCGAACGGTTCCGTCGCTCCCGGCCGTGTCCTCGGGTGAGAGCTGACATCAATCCAGCGGAATGCCTCCTCCTCCGGATTGAAGACCCCCATGAGAATGTTTCGCACCACCTTTCCCGTTCGAAGCGCCACCATGGCCGGGTGCTCCTCCCCTGGAAAAGGAAGACCATCCTTCCGGACCGCACTCCAGCGGGAATCCAGAGAGGTGCGTCCCTGCAACTGAGCGAGGGAAAGACCGAGGATTCTCTGGGACGCGGCATTCGCCGCCACAATCTCTCCCGATGCATTCTGGTAGACCACTCCCTGATCCAGCGTGTCGAAAAGATCCCGATACCGCTCCTCGCTCTCCCGAAGCGCCTCCGACACCTCCATGGCCTCGATTCTGGCAAGGGAAAGGTCCACCAGTGTGGCCACCAGATCCGTGTAGTAGCGGAGCATGGCGTCCAGGCGTTCCGAGGAAAAACGCGGAACGGCCTCTATGGCTTCGAGATACTCCTTTTCCGGAAATCCGTATGCGACGGCCTGTCTCCGAAAAAAATCCATGTCCGGTTCCTCTTCGGCGAGCAGAAATTTCCCCAGAAAAAGCGTCCCCAGGTGCATCCCCCTTACGACGAGGGGAACCGCCACATTCCAGAGGCCGTTTTCGCACTTGTATCTCCGTTTCACCCGCCCATCGGAAAGCGACGCTTCCGCGAGAAACTTTTCCGCGGCGGCATCGCTGCGCCTGCACCGCCGATACGTGTCCGGATTGCCGTGATGATAACGGAGACACGCATCCGGTCCTCCGGACGCCACCAGGATTTCCCGGTCCCCGTCGAGGATCGTCACGGAGATCCCCCCGGCGTCATAGAGGGAATCGATCATTCGCTGCAGCCGTGCGACGTCCACCAGATCCGCGAGTCGGAACCGTTCCATGGGATCCTCTCTCCATTTCGTCGCTCTCAGTTCTTCCGGCGGGCCCAAGAGTCCCGCACCTTGTCTCTTCCAGACTCCTGCGCACTCGCCTTTCCGGCCTTTCCGCAGCGCTTGCAGAACACGCCGTTTCTCCCGAACGTCGAGAACGTGGGAGCATTTTAAAAAGCATCCTGCCTCGGTAAAATCTTAGCGCATTTTAGGAATTTGGCGAACAATTCTTGTTGTGTGCGTCACGTTGTGCAAAAGGTTTTCATGGCGCTCGACGACCGGCGACGGCGAAAAATCCCTGCAAGAGCGGTTGTGCCACTCCGGAACAGCAAAAGCATCCGGAAGACGGAGCGGTGTCCGGCGCAGCGCAAGGCGAGAAGACGGACACGTCACCTCTCCATCCCTTCCGCAGGGGAGTCCTGGAAATCCCGGGGAAATCGTCTCCGCGTTCAGACATAACGCACAAAAAAGCCCCCACTCCAAAAAGGAGTGAGGGCCGTACATCGAAAGAACTGGCGCGCCCGTGGCGATTCGAACGCCAGACCTTTGGCTCCGGAGGCCAACGCTCTATCCAGCTGAGCTACGGGCGCGCGCAGGGATTATCTTATGCCGCAACCCCGGAAGCTGTCAAGCCACAGGAGGAATCCATCTCGAAAATCCGCAAAACGACACGGCCGCTTCACACCGTCCCCCGCCCCCGGTTCCCCTGCCGAGGGGCACGGAGGGAAGTCGAGCGCAAGCCCCACCCTCCGCCGCCTTCCGGGGAAACCTCACCACCGCCTCGAAAGCACCAGCGACAGAACCAGCAGCAGCGCGAACGGCGAAAATCCCGCATCGCATCCGCCGCATCCTCCACCGCCGGAAGGAGGCTGTGGCGGGTTGGGACTGGGAAACGCCGTCACCGTCGTGGTGGGAAGCTGGACCGCCGGAGCCGTCATGGAAGTCGATCTGTTCCGGTTCACCAGGAATATCGCAGCGGTCTTCGCCGGGGCGGCGGCCTGCTTCATCCTCACCAACCCCCTTCTGGACGTGGTGGGCTACATCGGCGCCGTGTCGGTGGGTCAGTTCAACTACGTGGAATGGATGCTGGACAAGAGTCCTTTCTTCGCCGTCGTCGACTGCCTCGCCTGAACGACGTCCCTTTGGACCACCAACAACGCCGAACTGTACTGCAACTCCCTCTACACCGGCTCCATCCCCACCTCCCATGGCAAGTCCGCGGACCGGAAAACACTCGTGCTCCTGGCGGGAATTCTGGGAACGTTTCTGGGATCGCTCGGATTCCACCAAATCTTCTCCGCTGACTTCGTCACCGTCCTCGGCGCAACGGCCCCACCGCGGGCGGGACCCCTCATCGCCGACTTCTACTTCATTCGGAAGCGACACTACGCGGCGGAACACCTGGACGACGAGCCGGACTACCGCCTGGCGGGGATCGTTTCCTTCCTGGGAGGCGCCGCACTGGGACTCTTTTCCCAGCACGTGAGCCCGCCGCCCGGGGATCTTCCCTCGGAACTGCTCGCCTTGTGCATCACGATTCCGCTCTACCTTCTCCTCCATCGTCTGACGCCGGGGGTTCGCCGCGATGGAAGCCGCTCCCGCTCTATCCCTTCTTCCTGAACGTGACGATGGTGACGCCGTAACCACCCTCTCCAGGACCGCCAAGGCGCTGCTCCTCCACGTAGGGAAGGCGCTTGCAGATGTCCTGCACCTCTCTCCGGAGGATGCCCTCGCCCCTGCCGTGAATGATGGACACGGTCCCGTAACCGTACCGATAGGCCTGGTCCAGGTAGTGCTCCACCATGGGGATGGCCTCGTCCATGGTCATGCCGCGGATCATGAGCGATCCGGACACCCGTTCCGAGGGCGGAGTGACCTTCACATCCACAGAGACCCTGGGGGAACTCCCGCCGGGCTGTTCCTGGACAAGGCGGAGGCGCTTCAGAGGAACGCGGATGCGCATGCCTCCGGCGAGCACGAGGGCCTGCCCCCGCTCCAGTTCCTCCACGACGCCCACGACCTTGCTTTCCAGAAGCTGCACCGTCGAACCCACTTCGAGGGTCTTCTTCTCCCCCACCACGGATTGCCGCTCCAGGCGCCGCTCCTCCCGGGCGTCGATATGTCTCTTCATGCGATCCAGCTCCTGTTTTTTCTCCTGCATCACCCGCTGCGCCGACGACTCCGCCGCATGCTCCAGCTCGCGCAGAAGGGACCGGGCGCTTTCCTCGGCATCGCTGAGGATCTTCCGGGCCCGCCGGTCTGCCCCGGCGAGAATGGCGTCGCGCTTTTCGTTCACTTCCGCGTACTTCCGCTCGAACTTCTCCCGCAGGGCGGCGATCTCCCGACGATCCGCGGCAATGCGCTCCTGCACCCGTTCGAGATAGGCCTGTTTCTCCTGCAGTTCGCCGATGAGTTCCTCCACCGAGGCCTCGCCTCCGGCGAGCACGTCCCGAGCGCGCTGCACCACCGAGGAGGGCATGCCCAGTCGCTCGGCGATGTAGAGGGCGTTGCTCCGCCCCGGCACCCCCATGAAGAGGCGGAACGTGGGAGAGAGCGTCGCCGCGTCGAACTCGACGCTCGCCGTCTCCACCCTCGGGGTGCTGAGGGCGAACTTCTTGATCGGATTGTGGTGCGTGGTGGCGATAACGAGACTTCCCCGGTCGAGCAGCTCCTGCAGCAGAGCGATGCCGAGGGCAGCTCCCTCGTGGGGGTCGGTTCCGGCTCCGAGCTCGTCCAGGAGCACGAGGGAATTGGGTCCCGCCTCCTCCAGCATGCCGATCACGGTGGTCATGTGAGCACTGAAAGTGGAGAGATTCTGCTCGATGCTCTGCTCGTCGCCAATGTCCGTGAGAATGCGGTCGATGTCCCCCACCACGGCCCCTTCGGCGGCGGAAATGGGCAAGCCGCACCAGGCGAGGAAGGTGAGCACCCCCACGGTCTTCAGGGCGACGGTCTTGCCTCCCGTGTTCGGCCCGGTGATGACAAGGATTCGGAAGCGCTCGCCTCCATGGATGTTAATGGGCACCGCCCCCTCTCCCAGCAGGGGATGTACGGCGTTGCAGAAGTGAAAGTGCCCACGTTTGGAGGGCACCACTTCGGGAACATGCCAACGGTGTTTCCGCATGTACTCCGCCGTGGCGAAGAGCGCATCCGCGTAGCCAAGAGCCTCCTCCGCCTCGACGATGGCCCGCTCGCGGCGCAGCAGATCCTGGGTGAGACGCGTCAGGATGGCCCGCTCCTCCTTGCGTTCCTCGTCGCCGAGAATTCCCGTCCTGTTGTTGTGCGGAATAAGCGCCGTAGGTTCCATGTAAACGCTGTTTCCAGACCCGGAGCGCTCCAGAGCGATGCCGGGAAAGCTGTTCACGTACTCGTGACGGACGAGTAGAACGTATCGCCCCTCCCGAAGCGTGAGCACCCGCTCCTGAAGCATACTTCCCAGGGACGGCTCGTTGAGGAGAGCGTGTCCCAGGCGTCGGATGTCTGCACGAATGTGTTCGAGCCGTTTCCGGATCTCAGCCAGTTTCTGGGACGCCGTGTCGTAGAGCCACCCGTCGTCGGAGAGTACCGCAAGGGAGGTCAGTTCGGGAGAAAAATCTTTCAATCCTCTGCCGAGATCCTCGAGAGCGGGGAAGCGCTCCTTCCGCTCCACCACCGCTCCCCGCACCTCCATGGCGAGGCGGAGGAAGTTCCGCACCAGGACAAGCTCCTCCCCGGTGAGAAAGGCCGAGGCTTTCGCCTCTTCAAGAAGGGGCAGAACGGGCTTGACCCTGTTGTCCCAGGGCAGTTCTCCCTCCATGTCCCGCATTCTGCAGTAGACGCGCAGTAACTCCTGCCGGGTCTGCAACTGCTGCACCGACAACGCGGGGCGAAGGCCGGAAAAGTGCCGCACGCCCAGGGGGCTGCGGCATTGTCGTGCGAGTTTCTCCAGTATCTTGTCAATTTCCAGGGTTTCGCGAACCCGTTCGTTCACGATCACGGGGATACCTCCAGATCTGGTGACGTCACATCCGCCTCCACAGACGCGGGAAAAAGGTCCACGCCGCTCGCCCCGCTCCGAAGAGAGAGCGGAGACGGCAGCGGCAATTCCCACCCTCGTTTCTCCATGGCCTCCGCCAGAAAGTCCCATGCGACGGAGGCCAGTGAAAGCGCCCGGCTCTCCTCTGCCCATTGGGGCGGCCCTCCCGGAGTGAGAAGTGACATGGCAAGAAAGGCTCCGAGGAGAAGGACTCCCACTTTGACACCCCCGGCGAGCATACCCCCGAGGCGGTCCAGCAGAGAGAGATTGGCGAACTTCAGAACCGTCTTCAAGCCGCGCTCCGCCACAGCGCTGAAGAGATTCACCGTGACGAAGATGCCGATCATGGCCACCGCCTGGGCGATTCCTGGAGAGACGGCCCAGGCTCCCTCGATCTTCAGCGCCAGCGGAGGGCCGTAGCGCCAGGCCAGAAAAATCCCCCCCACGAACCCGGCGAGGGAGAGCAGTTCCCCCGAGAGCCCGCGAAAGGCTCCCCGCAGGACGAACACGGCGGCGAGCAGCAGAAAGAGCAGATCCACTGTCTGGGCGATGTCCATCACAGGTTTTCAACCCCTCTTTCGGGTTCGTCCCCACCATCCTTTTCGATAGCATCGGAGGACTCCGACAAGGGCGGCGGAACACTCGGATCCCCGGAGGGCACGTCCACAGTGGGGGTGTCGCCGGAACAGATTTTCCCGGGGACGTCTCCGCCGTCACGCCGCAGGTCGGAAACGCTTTTTTCGGGGAGACTCGCCCTCCCGTCGCCTTTCGGGGCTTTCTTCGCGGCATCACTGAGAAGCTGCGCGCTGTGATGCACGGAAAGAGCCAGGCGGAGACAGGTGAGCAGAAGCTTCTCCTCCTGGGAAACGCCGAAGGGCATTTTCTCCACGATCCCCTGAACAAGAGCGACCACGGAGGAGCAGGTCTCCTCGTCCAGGCGGGTGTACACCGCGTATTTTTTCTTGCCTACGGAAATCCGCACCGACCGTCCCGGCTGTTCATCCTTCTTTTCCTCGGGCATGGGGGCCTTCTCCTATCCGGTTCCGCTTCTAGTTCCTGTCACCTGTTTCCGCTGTTCGCCCCGGGTTCCCCCGCACGAAAACGCTCGAAACGGGCGACCAGTTCTGTCAGCTTCTGTTCCACCTGGGCCCGCTCCTTCTTCAGCTGGATGGTCTCCCTTTCCTGCTGTTCCACCATGCGCTGCTGCTCCTTCCGAAGCCGGATCAGCTCGAGTTCCTTGGCCTGGACGAGCTTTTTCTGCTCCTCCAGGGCCGCCAAAAGCTCTTCCCGCTCTCTCTCCAGGTTCTGCAGGTGTTCCGCTGCCCGCTCGATCACTTTTTCGAGCTGTTCAAGACGTTGCATCATGGGAAAACCTCCCTCCCATTCCGTTGAAGCCCGCGTCGGGGGCGGCGAAAAAACGCCGCCCGGCGGTTCGTCCGATGCTATCGAAGCGTGTATCCACGGGCGGCAAGACCACTCCGCAGCGCTCCGTGGCGTCCTTCGATCTCTTCGTCGCTGAGAGTACGCTCCGCGCTCCGGTAGGCCACGGAGAAGGCAAGGCTCCGGTGTCCCTCGGGAATACTCTCGCCCTCGTAGACGTCGAAGAGGCGCACATCCCAGAGGAAATCTCCGGCGAGGCGCCGTATTTCAGCCTCCACCGCCGCCGCGGGCGTTCCTTTCGGCACGAGAAGCGACACGTCCCGGTAGATCGCGGGATAGCGCATAGGCTCGCTGAACTGGTAGGACACCTGCCCCACAAGACTCTCCAGATTGATCTCGAAGGCGTAGAGCGGCGCGTCCAGGTCGAGAGCCCCCCCGATGAGAGGCTTAAGCGCCAGCAGATAGCCCGCATCCTTTCCATCGATGCGGATCCATGCGGTCCGTCCCTTGTGCCCGAAGGGTTCCTCTCCCTGGACGAACTCCGGACGGACGGCACAGGCCTCACACAGAGCAATCACGTCCGCCTTCACGGAGAAGAAGTCCTCGTCGGCGGCAAAACGGCGATCTCGTCCGGGAAAGACGATCCCCCCGAGGAAGAAGGGCTCCTCATGCGCCTCTCCGGAGGAACCGGCGCCGTCGGTACGGAGAAACACCTTGCCCTGCTCAAACATGCGGATCGGGCCGCGGAAACCGCCCCGGAGATTTCGCAGCAGCGCCTTGAGCAACCCAGGCAGCAGGGAGGTACGCATCACCGACTGATCCGCCGCAATAGGATTCACCACGGCGATTGGGTTTCCACGCCGGTCTCCCTCGGGAAAGCGGAGAACCCGCAGGTCCTCGGGAGCGACGAAGCTGTAGGTGATCATTTCCACGAATCCCCGCCCCATGGCGGACTCCCGGAGGCGGCGCAACGCCGTCATGAGGGTCGTCAGGGACGCCGAGGCATACAGATGGGGCGGAATCCGCACTGGAACGGTGTCGTACCCCTCAACCCGGGCCACTTCCTCCACGAGATCCTCCTCGATGGAGACGTCGAGCCGCGAAGCGGGAACGGCGAAGGTCCGCGCCGCCTCCTCCCGGAACTCCCTGACCTCGGTAAAACCGAAGCGCTCCAGGGTGGCCGACGCCTCGTCCATGTTCGCAGACATGAGATACGTTCGGAGTGTGCTCTCCCGCAGAATCACGGTGCGGCGCGGCTCTCGGGGATCGCCTGCGACAAGGGGCGCCCCGCAGAGTTCGCCTCCGGCGAACTCCCTCATGTAGGCCATGGCCATAGCCAGGGCGGGCAAGGCCTTGGTCCGGTCCACACCCCGGGCGTAGCGGAACGCCGCCTCGGAATGGAGCCCCATGCGACGCGAGGTTCTACCGATGCGGACCCTGTCGAAGGAGGCGGCCTCCAGAACTACCGTGGTGGTGGTGTCGGAGATCTCCGAGTTCGCGCCACCCATCACGCCCGCCAAACCGACGGCGACGCCGCCGGAGGTGATGAGCAGGTCCTCTTCTTCGAGCACTCGTTCCTTGCCGTCCAGGGTGGTGATCGTTTCACCCTTCCTCGCGGCACGGACGGCGATGTGCCGGGCGGGAAGACGGTCCAGGTCGAAGGCGTGAAGCGGCTGCCCCCAGAAGAGCATGGCCAGGTTCGTGGCGTCCACCACGTTACTGATGGGGCGCATGCCGCAGAGAGAAACCCGAACCCTGGCGCGCACCGGCGAGGGACCGATGCGGACGTTGCGGATGAGTCCCAGGGAGTAGGCGGGGCATCCCTCGTCCTCCAGCGTGATCCCCTCGAAAGGAATCGGCCAGGGCCCCTCCGGAAGCGCCGGAACCTCCGGGGGCAGCAGTTCCGTTCCGGGGAGAATGCCGTAGAGTTCGCGGGCGATGCCCACCAGGCTGAGAAGATCTCCCCGGTTGGGAGTGATGGAAATGTCGAGGATCACGTCGTCCAGACCGAGCCAGGCGATGCAGTCCGCCCCCAGGGGCGCGTCCTCGGGAAGCGTCAGCAGGCCAAACTCCACCTCCACGTCGGGAATGCCCAGCTCCTCTGCGGAGAGGAGCATTCCCTCGGAGAGAACACCGTCGAAATCCCGCATACCGAGCACCGTGCCGTCGGCGAGCACGCCGCCGGGGGGCGCGTAGGGGAAAAGCTTTCCCACGGCAACATTGGGCGCCGCGGTGGTACAGGTCTTCCGCCCTCTGCCGTAGTCCACGCGGGCCACCCGAAGTCCCTCCCGGGTGGGATGGGGTTCGAGGGAGAGCACCCTGCCGATGAAGATATCCTGGAGCGCCTCCCCGGGACGCCGGATTTCCTCCACCTCGCACCCCGTCATGGTGAGACGGTGGGCGATCTCATCCACCCCGGCGGGAATCCGGATCAGTTCCTTGAGCCAATTCAGCGACACGAGCATCAGCGCATACCTCCCCGGGAAAGGAACGTCACATCTCCGTCGAAGAAGAAGCGGAGATCGCGCACATCGTACTTCAGCAGCGCGATCCGATCCAACCCCATTCCCCAGGCGAATCCGTTGTACACCGTTGGGTCGATGCCACCCGCGCGCAACACGTTCGGATGGACCATGCCGAGACCGCTGATCTCGAGCCAGCCGCTCCCCTTGCAGATGCGACAGGAAGGATTTTTCCCGCCGCAGGCGACACAGCTCACGTCCATCTCCATGGAGGGTTCGGTGAAGGGGAAGTAACTCGCCCGGTAGCGGGCCTTCACCTCCGGGCCGAACATGGCCTTGGCAAAGGCCTCGAGACTTCCCTTGAGGTCCGCGATGGAGACCTCACGGTCCACGAGGAGTCCTTCGAGCTGATGGAACATGGGCGAATGGGTAGGGTCGCTGTCCCGCCGGAAGACCTTTCCGGGACAGATGATGCGGAGCGGCGCCCCCCAGCGGAGCATGGAGCGCACCTGCACGGGCGACGTATGGGTCCGAAGTAATCTGTTCCCCTCCACGTAGAACGTGTCCTGCATGTCCCGGGCGGGGTGATAGGAAGGAATGTTCAGTGCCTCGAAATTGTGAAAATCATCCTCGATCTCCGGGCCAAGCGCCACGGAATAGCCGAGCCCTATAAAGACGTCGATGACCTCGTGCATGACCTGCACCACAGGATGAAAACTCCCCCATCCTCTTCCCCGGCAGGGCAAGGTCACATCGAGCCGCCCTCGCTCCTCTTCCTTCTCCGCTTCCAGCACTTCCAGGCGCATCTTAGCCGCATCGAAGGCCATCTCCATCTCGTCGCGAAGTTCATTCACGGTGCTCC
Above is a genomic segment from Aminiphilus circumscriptus DSM 16581 containing:
- the pheT gene encoding phenylalanine--tRNA ligase subunit beta, with translation MLVSLNWLKELIRIPAGVDEIAHRLTMTGCEVEEIRRPGEALQDIFIGRVLSLEPHPTREGLRVARVDYGRGRKTCTTAAPNVAVGKLFPYAPPGGVLADGTVLGMRDFDGVLSEGMLLSAEELGIPDVEVEFGLLTLPEDAPLGADCIAWLGLDDVILDISITPNRGDLLSLVGIARELYGILPGTELLPPEVPALPEGPWPIPFEGITLEDEGCPAYSLGLIRNVRIGPSPVRARVRVSLCGMRPISNVVDATNLAMLFWGQPLHAFDLDRLPARHIAVRAARKGETITTLDGKERVLEEEDLLITSGGVAVGLAGVMGGANSEISDTTTTVVLEAASFDRVRIGRTSRRMGLHSEAAFRYARGVDRTKALPALAMAMAYMREFAGGELCGAPLVAGDPREPRRTVILRESTLRTYLMSANMDEASATLERFGFTEVREFREEAARTFAVPASRLDVSIEEDLVEEVARVEGYDTVPVRIPPHLYASASLTTLMTALRRLRESAMGRGFVEMITYSFVAPEDLRVLRFPEGDRRGNPIAVVNPIAADQSVMRTSLLPGLLKALLRNLRGGFRGPIRMFEQGKVFLRTDGAGSSGEAHEEPFFLGGIVFPGRDRRFAADEDFFSVKADVIALCEACAVRPEFVQGEEPFGHKGRTAWIRIDGKDAGYLLALKPLIGGALDLDAPLYAFEINLESLVGQVSYQFSEPMRYPAIYRDVSLLVPKGTPAAAVEAEIRRLAGDFLWDVRLFDVYEGESIPEGHRSLAFSVAYRSAERTLSDEEIEGRHGALRSGLAARGYTLR
- a CDS encoding CvpA family protein → MDIAQTVDLLFLLLAAVFVLRGAFRGLSGELLSLAGFVGGIFLAWRYGPPLALKIEGAWAVSPGIAQAVAMIGIFVTVNLFSAVAERGLKTVLKFANLSLLDRLGGMLAGGVKVGVLLLGAFLAMSLLTPGGPPQWAEESRALSLASVAWDFLAEAMEKRGWELPLPSPLSLRSGASGVDLFPASVEADVTSPDLEVSP
- the pheS gene encoding phenylalanine--tRNA ligase subunit alpha; the protein is MSHVLGQVKDLREQCREALAKIGSLTALQEERVRFLGKKGEITRLLRMLGTLSPEERPLVGSTVNELRDEMEMAFDAAKMRLEVLEAEKEEERGRLDVTLPCRGRGWGSFHPVVQVMHEVIDVFIGLGYSVALGPEIEDDFHNFEALNIPSYHPARDMQDTFYVEGNRLLRTHTSPVQVRSMLRWGAPLRIICPGKVFRRDSDPTHSPMFHQLEGLLVDREVSIADLKGSLEAFAKAMFGPEVKARYRASYFPFTEPSMEMDVSCVACGGKNPSCRICKGSGWLEISGLGMVHPNVLRAGGIDPTVYNGFAWGMGLDRIALLKYDVRDLRFFFDGDVTFLSRGGMR